From Candidatus Dormiibacterota bacterium, a single genomic window includes:
- the purF gene encoding amidophosphoribosyltransferase: protein MCGVTAVFAPGRDAARLAFFALYALQHRGQESAGIAAADGHTIRSHKAMGLLGAIFDEEVLAGLSGHIAVGHTRYSTSGSSIVVNAQPLLERSDLGDVAFAHNGNLTNTDELREQLFSRTLEASSDSEVLAKLLAEDRGPLIDRIARLLLRARGAYSVVLCTNDELYAFRDPWGVRPLVLGAFDEGGYIVASESCALGTVGARFVREIEPGETLRIGADGIESRRMALPAQRLALCMFEYIYFARPDSQFGGRSVYMARYAMGRALAREHPAEADVVMAVPDSAVPAGIGYAAESDLPYIEGLIKNRYIGRTFISPDQQMRSRGVQLKFNPLVENLRGQRVVVVDDSIVRGTTTPRIVALLREAGAKEVHLRISSPPILHPCYLGVDMATYDELIAANMTVDEIRRHTGADSLGYLGLDALVESTQRRREEMCLGCLTGSYPSVPPAHREHVRAGGA, encoded by the coding sequence ATGTGTGGCGTCACCGCTGTCTTTGCTCCGGGACGTGACGCGGCGCGCCTTGCCTTCTTTGCACTCTACGCGCTTCAGCATCGCGGCCAAGAGTCGGCCGGCATCGCCGCGGCGGATGGTCACACGATACGCTCGCACAAAGCGATGGGATTGCTCGGCGCGATTTTCGACGAGGAGGTGCTTGCGGGGCTCAGCGGCCACATCGCCGTAGGGCACACGCGCTATTCGACCTCGGGATCGTCGATCGTCGTCAACGCGCAGCCGCTGCTCGAACGGTCGGATCTCGGTGACGTCGCCTTCGCGCATAACGGAAATCTCACGAACACGGACGAGTTGCGGGAGCAGCTCTTTTCCAGGACGTTAGAGGCATCGTCCGATTCGGAGGTCTTGGCCAAGCTCTTGGCGGAGGATCGCGGACCCCTGATCGATCGCATCGCGCGCCTGCTCCTGCGCGCGCGCGGCGCGTATTCGGTCGTGCTCTGCACGAACGACGAGTTGTATGCGTTTCGCGACCCGTGGGGCGTCCGTCCGCTCGTGCTGGGAGCCTTCGACGAAGGCGGCTATATCGTCGCGTCGGAGTCGTGTGCCCTCGGCACGGTCGGAGCGCGATTCGTCCGCGAGATCGAGCCGGGCGAAACGCTCCGCATCGGGGCGGACGGCATCGAATCGCGTCGCATGGCGCTGCCGGCGCAGCGGCTAGCGCTGTGCATGTTCGAGTACATCTACTTCGCGCGTCCCGATTCGCAGTTCGGAGGGCGCTCGGTCTACATGGCGCGCTACGCGATGGGGCGCGCTCTCGCCAGGGAGCATCCGGCGGAAGCGGACGTCGTCATGGCGGTCCCCGACTCGGCCGTTCCTGCGGGCATCGGTTATGCGGCCGAGAGCGACCTGCCGTACATCGAGGGATTGATCAAGAACCGCTACATTGGGCGGACGTTCATCAGCCCGGATCAACAGATGCGTTCGCGAGGCGTTCAGTTGAAGTTCAATCCGCTCGTCGAGAATCTGCGCGGGCAGCGCGTCGTGGTCGTCGACGACTCGATCGTGCGCGGCACGACCACCCCGCGCATCGTGGCATTGTTGCGCGAGGCCGGTGCGAAAGAGGTGCATCTGCGCATCAGCTCTCCACCGATCCTACACCCCTGCTATCTCGGCGTCGACATGGCGACCTACGACGAGTTGATCGCTGCAAACATGACGGTCGACGAGATTCGCCGGCACACGGGTGCGGATTCGCTCGGATACTTGGGCCTCGATGCATTGGTCGAGTCGACGCAGCGCAGACGTGAGGAGATGTGCCTCGGCTGTTTGACCGGCTCGTACCCGAGCGTTCCTCCGGCGCACCGCGAGCACGTTCGCGCCGGCGGCGCTTGA
- a CDS encoding aspartyl protease family protein produces MRRAFMSTTIAAFLLAASVQTGSAKPGDPLDAPPAGLVPTSEHLSEILAAHVRAVGTPVGPDTVIEDWRFTDSGMTGTEHLERAGMDYHSRIVSGPFVEEYGQSNGKRWHRDYDGFVTPTTTTDNLTFFAERVNEDAADPKNDASVAGVTQGGNPAYVVRVKRQEDRHPEWIFYDVATGLIRRVEWVTGDDRRIVSLYDDFRTAGGLTTAWHVHDDWDPRQLDDDYVRTAMQVGAAVDRAQFLQPSSTPRNPPSSVELRIPAQMYDDGTIIMRMTVNGRGLDMLLDTAVNENVIDERVAEQLGLPTYGHVDRGDADVMFPFETSIPASTIGPLAETNVAIRAEPFNFQWSRHIEVVGVLGYDFLANNVLKIDYYAAAIDVMPVSEFDAQDPVPGGISYPLDLDDGLPFLALRVGNVTSTDVLLANEIDHSEFFGSFVEAHSDVFPKPATAARQSDELPFADNGSFGRRIERWRAQPSDVHFGAVDFQQPLVRASTYPLYLSQDRPVDGAIGFDFLRFFDVYLDYPHDRLIVAPNHYLLQLQHHA; encoded by the coding sequence ATGCGCAGAGCGTTCATGAGCACGACGATTGCGGCATTTCTGCTCGCAGCGTCCGTGCAGACCGGGTCGGCGAAACCCGGCGACCCGCTCGACGCGCCACCGGCTGGCCTCGTCCCCACCAGCGAGCATCTCTCCGAGATTCTCGCCGCGCACGTGCGAGCCGTCGGAACGCCCGTGGGGCCCGACACGGTCATCGAGGATTGGCGATTCACCGACAGCGGCATGACCGGAACCGAGCACTTGGAACGCGCCGGAATGGATTACCACTCGCGGATCGTCAGCGGGCCCTTCGTCGAAGAGTACGGACAGAGCAACGGCAAGCGATGGCACCGCGACTATGACGGCTTCGTTACGCCCACGACGACCACGGATAACTTGACGTTCTTCGCCGAGCGCGTCAACGAGGACGCCGCCGATCCGAAGAACGACGCGAGCGTCGCCGGAGTGACGCAAGGCGGAAATCCCGCGTACGTCGTGCGCGTGAAGCGGCAAGAGGACCGGCACCCCGAGTGGATATTCTACGACGTTGCCACCGGGCTCATACGCCGCGTCGAGTGGGTGACGGGCGATGACCGCAGGATCGTGAGCCTGTACGACGATTTCCGCACGGCCGGCGGCCTCACTACCGCATGGCACGTTCACGACGACTGGGATCCGCGCCAATTGGACGACGACTACGTGCGCACGGCCATGCAGGTCGGCGCGGCCGTCGATCGCGCGCAGTTCTTGCAGCCGTCCAGCACTCCGAGGAATCCACCGTCGAGCGTGGAGCTGCGCATTCCGGCACAAATGTACGACGACGGCACGATCATCATGCGCATGACGGTCAACGGCCGCGGCTTGGACATGCTGCTCGATACCGCGGTAAACGAGAACGTCATCGACGAACGCGTCGCCGAGCAACTCGGGCTGCCGACGTACGGGCATGTCGATCGCGGCGACGCAGACGTCATGTTTCCGTTCGAGACCTCGATCCCGGCCAGCACCATCGGGCCATTGGCCGAAACGAATGTGGCGATTCGCGCCGAGCCGTTCAACTTTCAGTGGTCGCGTCACATCGAAGTGGTCGGGGTTCTCGGCTACGACTTCCTCGCGAACAACGTGCTCAAGATCGATTACTATGCAGCGGCGATCGACGTCATGCCGGTTTCCGAGTTCGACGCGCAAGACCCCGTACCGGGCGGCATTAGTTATCCCCTCGATCTCGATGACGGGCTGCCATTCCTTGCGTTGCGCGTCGGAAACGTTACGAGCACCGACGTCTTGCTCGCAAACGAGATCGACCACAGCGAGTTCTTCGGCTCGTTCGTCGAAGCCCATAGCGACGTATTTCCGAAACCGGCGACCGCAGCCCGCCAGTCCGACGAGCTGCCCTTTGCCGACAACGGATCCTTTGGCCGGCGCATCGAGCGGTGGAGAGCGCAGCCGAGCGACGTGCACTTCGGAGCGGTCGACTTTCAGCAGCCGCTCGTACGCGCGTCGACGTATCCCTTGTACCTGAGCCAGGACCGCCCGGTCGACGGCGCCATCGGCTTCGATTTTTTGCGCTTCTTCGACGTATATCTCGACTATCCGCACGATCGCCTCATCGTCGCTCCCAATCACTACTTGCTTCAGCTCCAGCACCATGCGTAG
- a CDS encoding Bax inhibitor-1 family protein: MQYEYQPQRTQLAGAPAATHSLLAQVLGISALGFCITALGAWIFQTVAPGLGLIAMLVGFGLLFGCMAARNNEPLSLALFYAFTFSEGIGIAPVVSQYAHSVGPGVVTDAALTTGLGMFALGAIVYATGLDLRRFQGYLSLALLGLIVLGVVSLFVRIIHPALFAYLVLAIFTAYVLIDFARIRAGGGGATPVMLAVSIYLDGLNIFLALLQILGGRRRS; the protein is encoded by the coding sequence ATGCAGTACGAGTATCAGCCGCAACGCACGCAGCTCGCCGGAGCGCCGGCCGCTACGCATTCGTTGTTGGCACAGGTGCTCGGCATCTCGGCGCTGGGCTTTTGCATCACCGCGCTTGGCGCGTGGATTTTTCAAACGGTAGCGCCGGGGCTCGGGCTGATCGCGATGCTCGTCGGGTTCGGGCTGCTCTTTGGGTGCATGGCCGCGCGCAACAACGAACCGCTGTCGCTCGCGCTCTTCTACGCATTCACGTTTTCCGAAGGGATCGGGATCGCGCCGGTCGTCAGCCAGTACGCGCACAGCGTCGGCCCGGGCGTCGTCACCGATGCCGCGCTGACGACGGGGCTCGGCATGTTCGCGCTGGGAGCGATCGTCTACGCGACCGGTCTCGATCTGCGGCGTTTTCAGGGCTACCTCTCGCTCGCGCTGCTGGGGCTGATCGTTCTCGGCGTCGTCTCGCTCTTCGTACGCATCATCCATCCGGCGCTGTTTGCCTACCTCGTCCTCGCGATCTTTACGGCCTACGTTCTCATCGACTTCGCGCGGATTCGCGCCGGAGGCGGCGGCGCCACGCCGGTCATGCTGGCCGTCAGCATCTATCTCGACGGGCTGAACATCTTTCTTGCCTTACTGCAGATTCTGGGGGGTCGCCGGAGGAGTTAG